Proteins from a single region of Heptranchias perlo isolate sHepPer1 chromosome 34, sHepPer1.hap1, whole genome shotgun sequence:
- the pex11a gene encoding peroxisomal membrane protein 11A: MDSFVKFTSLSQGRERIFRTTQYACTLLNYLIHKNGSNKELAAKLKQLESNMSAGRKLFRLGNTFDAVQTARRNVQLSDPVLRFYLTVVPLSRALYFICDNILWVGVVGLSDIDKEKWNKRCNHYYFFSLIINLSRDVYEIVQLLKEEALAQKEQQCKSINHLENNHMQREFVWTARVKTEAFFILLFQSLKSNPPVLLDIVKNLCDLTIPLDKLGIYKTNPGVVGLCGLVSSILSILTLTHPALKLRP; the protein is encoded by the exons ATGGATTCTTTTGTGAAATTCACTTCCCTCAGCCAAGGAAGGGAAAGAATCTTCAG AACCACTCAGTATGCATGCACGTTACTTAATTATCTAATTCACAAGAATGGTAGCAACAAGGAGCTGGCTGCAAAGCTTAAACAGTTGGAGTCTAACATGAGTGCAGGACGTAAGT TATTCCGGTTAGGTAACACATTCGATGCAGTTCAGACAGCCAGAAGGAACGTTCAGCTCTCAGACCCAGTGCTTCGTTTTTATCTCACAGTCGTTCCTCTCAGTCGGGCTCTGTACTTCATCTGTGATAATATCCTCTGGGTGGGAGTGGTGGGGCTTAGTGATATAGACAAGGAGAAATGGAACAAGCGGTGCAACCACTACTATTTCTTCTCGTTGATTATCAACCTGAGCAGAGATGTCTATGAGATTGTCCAGCTCCTGAAAGAAGAAGCACTCGCCCAGAAGGAACAACAGTGCAAATCCATAAACCACCTGGAAAATAATCACATGCAGAGAGAGTTTGTCTGGACAGCAAGGGTCAAGACTGAAGCTTTCTTCATACTGCTTTTTCAAAGCCTTAAGAGCAATCCTCCTGTACTACTCGACATTGTTAAAAATCTCTGTGACCTCACCATTCCATTAGACAAACTAGGCATTTACAAAACCAATCCTGGCGTGGTGGGTCTCTGTGGTCTTGTTTCCTCCATTCTCTCAATTCTAACTTTGACGCACCCAGCACTAAAATTGAGACCATGA